One window of Flavobacterium ammonificans genomic DNA carries:
- the gpmI gene encoding 2,3-bisphosphoglycerate-independent phosphoglycerate mutase: protein MNKKVILMILDGWGKSPDPKVSAIDNANVPFINSLYTKYPSAQLRTDGLNVGLPEGQMGNSEVGHMNLGAGRIVYQDLAKINLAVANKTLAKEQVLIDAFNYAKANDKKVHFLGLVSDGGVHSHTSHLRGLIDASQEYGLDKVFIHAFTDGRDVDPKSGKKYLQDLQDYIAPTPVKIASVIGRYYAMDRDKRWERVKLAYDLVVHGTGTATTDVVTSIANSYGNDVTDEFIQPLVAVDVNGEPLAVIQEDDVVIFFNFRTDRGRELTEALSQQDFHEQNMHKLNLYYVTLTNYDETYQNVKVVYNKDNITETLGEVLEKANKKQIRIAETEKYPHVTFFFSGGRETPFEGETRILRNSPKVATYDLQPEMSAYELKDALVPELHKGEVDFVCLNFANGDMVGHTGIMEAAIKACEAVDVCVKEVVEAALANDYTTIIIADHGNCETMINPDGSPNTAHTTNPVPIILVDKELKKINDGVLGDIAPTILELMGVAQPAAMTSHSLL, encoded by the coding sequence ATGAACAAGAAAGTTATCCTGATGATTTTAGACGGTTGGGGGAAATCACCTGACCCAAAAGTATCTGCTATAGACAATGCCAACGTGCCATTTATCAACAGTTTATATACAAAATATCCAAGTGCTCAATTGCGAACAGACGGTTTAAACGTAGGTTTACCTGAAGGCCAAATGGGAAATTCAGAAGTAGGTCATATGAACCTTGGGGCAGGACGAATTGTATACCAAGATTTAGCCAAAATTAATTTGGCTGTAGCCAATAAAACCTTAGCTAAAGAACAAGTATTAATTGACGCGTTTAATTACGCAAAAGCCAACGATAAAAAAGTACACTTTTTAGGTTTAGTTTCAGATGGTGGTGTTCACTCACATACTTCGCATTTGAGAGGTTTGATTGATGCTTCTCAAGAATACGGACTAGACAAAGTATTCATACACGCCTTTACTGATGGTCGTGATGTGGATCCAAAATCAGGAAAAAAATATTTACAAGATTTACAAGATTATATTGCGCCAACACCGGTAAAAATAGCTTCAGTTATTGGGCGTTATTACGCAATGGATCGTGACAAACGTTGGGAACGAGTAAAACTAGCCTACGATTTAGTAGTTCACGGAACAGGAACTGCAACTACTGATGTAGTTACTTCAATTGCGAATAGTTATGGCAACGATGTTACGGATGAATTCATTCAGCCCTTGGTTGCTGTGGATGTCAATGGCGAACCATTAGCTGTAATTCAAGAAGACGATGTCGTTATTTTCTTCAACTTTAGAACCGATAGAGGTCGTGAATTGACAGAAGCACTTTCGCAACAAGATTTTCACGAGCAAAACATGCACAAATTAAATTTGTACTATGTTACGCTTACTAATTACGACGAAACCTACCAAAATGTTAAAGTGGTGTATAATAAAGACAACATCACAGAAACTTTAGGAGAAGTTTTAGAAAAAGCCAACAAAAAGCAAATTCGTATTGCCGAAACAGAGAAATATCCGCATGTTACGTTTTTCTTTTCTGGCGGAAGAGAAACACCTTTTGAGGGTGAGACGCGCATCTTAAGAAACTCTCCAAAAGTGGCTACTTACGATTTGCAGCCTGAAATGAGTGCTTACGAATTGAAAGACGCTTTGGTTCCTGAATTGCATAAAGGGGAAGTAGATTTCGTTTGTTTGAACTTTGCCAATGGTGACATGGTGGGACATACCGGAATTATGGAAGCCGCTATCAAAGCTTGTGAAGCTGTGGATGTTTGCGTAAAAGAAGTAGTCGAAGCGGCCCTAGCCAATGATTATACAACTATCATTATTGCTGATCACGGAAACTGTGAAACTATGATTAATCCTGATGGATCGCCAAATACGGCTCATACTACCAATCCAGTGCCAATTATTTTGGTTGACAAAGAGTTAAAGAAAATTAATGATGGAGTGTTAGGCGATATTGCACCTACAATTCTAGAATTGATGGGCGTAGCTCAACCTGCTGCTATGACGAGTCATTCGTTATTATAA
- a CDS encoding leucine-rich repeat domain-containing protein has protein sequence MKKINIIITLCILISQSILGQSEDKSKEFTKINEALKNPEKVYRLNLSNQEIKWSTIDWSKFKNLEYINLKNDHLKEIPVGLTKIKSLKTIDLSGNDFKKLPESFSNLINLEEVYLNDEKNIDLPKTLEVLAKLPNLKSLHLENDNLSSLPSEMLLFKNLEFLYLNENKFIEIPRLEPLNHLKFLDLSNNKIKPEFQDLQNINFGFKINF, from the coding sequence ATGAAAAAAATTAACATCATTATTACTTTATGCATTCTGATTTCTCAAAGCATCTTGGGGCAGTCAGAGGATAAATCTAAAGAATTTACAAAAATTAATGAAGCTTTAAAGAATCCAGAAAAGGTGTACAGATTGAACTTAAGTAATCAAGAAATTAAATGGTCCACTATCGATTGGTCTAAATTTAAAAATTTAGAATATATCAATTTAAAAAATGACCATCTAAAAGAAATCCCTGTTGGATTAACTAAAATAAAATCATTAAAAACAATTGATTTAAGTGGTAATGATTTTAAAAAACTACCTGAAAGTTTCTCTAATTTAATTAACTTAGAAGAAGTCTATCTTAATGACGAGAAAAATATTGATTTGCCAAAAACATTAGAAGTTTTAGCAAAACTTCCCAACTTAAAATCACTTCACCTTGAAAACGACAATTTATCTTCTTTGCCAAGTGAAATGTTGCTTTTTAAAAATTTAGAATTTCTATACCTCAACGAAAATAAGTTCATAGAAATCCCAAGACTTGAACCTTTGAATCACCTTAAGTTTCTGGATTTAAGTAACAATAAGATTAAACCTGAATTTCAAGATTTACAAAATATCAACTTCGGTTTTAAAATAAACTTTTAA
- a CDS encoding TerC family protein, which yields MLDAIIPLISLIALEVILGIDNIIFISILADKLPEDQRSKLRYWGMGLAMVMRLILLGFISWILKLDTTLFSILDTEFTGKGIILILGGLFLIYKSTKEIHHKTEAANSNTENNTKVRKFSKLLGEVILLDLVFSVDSIITAVGMVNELWVMYTAVIVTVIIMLFASKPISEFIYKHPSFKILALCFLMMIGVSLIAEGLHFEIPKGYIYFSMAFAFLVDIIQMKTTPKKE from the coding sequence ATGTTAGATGCCATTATTCCATTAATTTCATTGATTGCACTAGAAGTAATTCTAGGAATAGACAACATTATTTTCATTTCAATACTAGCTGACAAACTTCCTGAAGACCAAAGAAGTAAACTACGCTATTGGGGAATGGGACTTGCTATGGTAATGAGATTGATTTTATTAGGGTTTATTTCTTGGATTTTAAAACTTGACACAACCTTATTTTCTATTCTTGATACTGAATTTACAGGAAAAGGAATTATTTTAATACTTGGAGGTCTCTTTTTAATTTACAAGAGTACTAAAGAAATTCATCACAAAACAGAAGCTGCAAACTCAAATACAGAAAACAATACTAAAGTCAGAAAATTTAGCAAGTTACTTGGCGAGGTAATTCTATTAGATTTAGTATTTTCAGTTGATTCTATTATTACGGCTGTCGGAATGGTAAATGAACTTTGGGTAATGTACACTGCTGTAATTGTTACAGTAATAATTATGCTATTTGCATCAAAACCAATCAGTGAATTTATTTACAAACACCCATCTTTTAAAATCTTAGCTTTATGTTTCCTGATGATGATCGGAGTGTCTTTAATTGCAGAAGGCTTGCATTTTGAAATTCCTAAAGGATATATTTATTTTTCAATGGCATTTGCATTTTTAGTAGATATAATTCAAATGAAAACGACACCAAAAAAAGAATAA
- a CDS encoding DUF2490 domain-containing protein: protein MKLKGYISLLFVMIFGTIHSQNELGSWNVLNFTFKTSPKWNVFFETQLRSLSFYNQFHYYEYKGGVSYKLNTNFAMTTGLGSYNTYSEGGNFELPMQNSEIRSWFQLNLKNEFLLATIEHRYRAEQRFTSNGFRNRFRYRIGTVIPINNKKIIPKTYYFTAWNEIFFTDNEPFFERNRLFMGIGYELSNKIAVQSGYIHQFDYKINDETGRDFLNIAVLYTLDLTNKNDFSPIIHD, encoded by the coding sequence ATGAAATTGAAAGGATACATTTCTCTTTTATTTGTTATGATTTTTGGAACAATCCACTCTCAAAATGAACTTGGGAGTTGGAATGTGTTAAATTTTACATTTAAAACTAGCCCAAAATGGAATGTGTTTTTTGAAACTCAGTTAAGGAGCTTGTCTTTCTATAATCAATTTCACTACTATGAATACAAAGGCGGAGTTTCCTATAAATTAAATACTAATTTTGCAATGACTACTGGACTTGGTTCATACAACACCTATAGCGAAGGAGGAAATTTTGAGTTGCCTATGCAAAATAGCGAAATTCGAAGTTGGTTTCAATTGAACTTAAAAAATGAATTTCTCTTAGCCACTATAGAACATCGATATAGAGCTGAACAACGTTTTACATCCAATGGCTTTAGAAACAGATTTAGGTATAGAATAGGAACTGTAATTCCAATTAATAACAAAAAAATTATTCCAAAAACCTATTATTTTACAGCCTGGAATGAAATTTTCTTTACAGACAACGAACCTTTTTTTGAAAGAAATCGACTTTTCATGGGCATTGGCTATGAGTTATCTAATAAAATCGCAGTGCAATCAGGCTACATTCATCAATTTGATTATAAAATAAATGACGAAACAGGTAGAGATTTTCTAAATATAGCTGTACTTTACACTTTAGATTTGACTAATAAAAATGATTTTTCCCCAATTATACATGATTAA
- a CDS encoding TetR/AcrR family transcriptional regulator: protein MQSILSNIIISVNNKLYVKNPETSELGKKIIEQSILLIDEIGFENFTFKKLGEKINSNESSIYRYFESKHKLMLYLSSWYWGWIEYKLVFGTSNIENAMEKLKKAIIVVTEKVEDDNATLHINESILNKIIIQEFTKTLLTKEVDEENKEGFFLVYKRIINRIIDIINEVKPNYEFKKSLASSIVEGALHQHFLKDHLKTITDCNDNNTVTDFYIDLVEKTLK from the coding sequence ATGCAGAGTATACTTTCAAATATAATCATTTCCGTTAATAACAAATTATACGTAAAAAATCCCGAGACATCTGAACTTGGAAAGAAAATAATTGAGCAAAGTATTTTGTTAATTGACGAAATTGGTTTTGAAAACTTCACCTTTAAAAAGTTAGGTGAAAAAATAAATTCTAATGAAAGCTCCATATACCGTTATTTTGAAAGTAAGCACAAACTGATGTTGTATTTATCATCTTGGTATTGGGGATGGATAGAATACAAATTAGTATTTGGCACCAGCAACATTGAAAATGCGATGGAGAAACTCAAAAAAGCCATTATAGTTGTTACAGAAAAAGTAGAGGATGATAATGCCACTTTACATATTAATGAATCGATTTTAAATAAAATTATCATTCAAGAATTTACTAAAACTTTACTAACTAAAGAAGTTGATGAAGAAAATAAAGAAGGTTTTTTCTTAGTGTATAAACGAATAATTAATCGTATTATTGATATAATTAATGAAGTAAAACCGAACTATGAATTCAAAAAAAGTCTTGCCTCATCTATTGTTGAGGGAGCGCTTCATCAACATTTTTTAAAAGACCATTTAAAAACAATTACTGATTGTAACGATAACAATACTGTTACTGATTTTTACATTGATTTAGTTGAAAAAACATTAAAATAA
- a CDS encoding peptidase domain-containing ABC transporter, giving the protein MSPTPLQRFYNLLQVDKKDISQIFFYAIFSGLVSLSLPLGIQAIINLIQAGRVSISWIILVLVVVIGVALVGILSLMQLRITENLQQKIFVRSSFEFGYRLPKIKFEEIYNHYPPELANRFFDTLTIQKGTSKLLIDFSTALLQIVFGIILLSLYHPFFIFFGVLLLILLYLIFKFSYYPGLSSSMKESKYKYKVVGWLQEIARNNFSFKKQENFSFALDKNNSLVSEYVHYREKHFKVIKQQYTHLIIFKVIITASLLLIGGFLVLNQKMNIGQFVAAEIIILLVINSVEKIIVGLESLYDVLTSVEKIGQIVDLEMEEFNAEKSDFCFTNIALTTDNLKFKFPDSTDEILSNVNLIIEPSEKIFLDGNNGSGKTTLMRILSGIMEPTSGSIFINDDTYRKIDLNHYRSQISVITQGETPFDGSILENITLKNPDISNEDIKWAIECVKLDSFIKTLPDGLETRIYPDGRQLSSSNAQKILLARSIINKPKILFLEDPLDKMDEKATHEIIDFLTDSKNKWTIIVSSKNNYWAEKCSRKITMEDGKIIDDSKK; this is encoded by the coding sequence ATGAGTCCAACACCATTACAAAGATTTTATAATTTACTACAAGTAGATAAAAAAGATATCTCTCAAATATTTTTTTATGCCATATTTTCGGGTTTAGTAAGTCTTTCTTTGCCCTTAGGAATTCAAGCTATTATCAATTTAATCCAAGCGGGAAGAGTAAGTATTTCTTGGATTATTTTAGTATTGGTAGTAGTTATTGGGGTAGCACTTGTCGGAATATTATCTTTGATGCAACTACGAATTACTGAAAATTTGCAGCAAAAAATATTTGTACGATCATCGTTTGAATTTGGTTACCGTTTACCAAAAATAAAGTTTGAAGAAATTTACAATCATTATCCGCCAGAATTAGCCAATCGCTTTTTTGATACATTAACAATCCAAAAAGGAACTTCAAAACTATTAATTGATTTTTCAACGGCTTTGTTACAAATTGTATTTGGTATTATTTTATTATCTCTATACCATCCTTTCTTCATCTTTTTTGGAGTTTTACTGTTAATTTTACTCTATCTTATTTTCAAATTTTCCTACTATCCAGGTTTGTCATCAAGTATGAAGGAATCAAAATACAAATATAAAGTAGTAGGTTGGCTTCAAGAGATAGCTAGAAATAATTTCAGTTTTAAAAAACAGGAAAATTTTTCTTTTGCACTTGATAAAAACAACAGTCTTGTTTCAGAATACGTGCATTACAGAGAAAAACATTTTAAGGTAATTAAACAACAATACACACACCTTATCATATTTAAAGTAATTATAACAGCTAGTTTATTATTAATTGGAGGCTTTTTGGTATTAAACCAAAAAATGAATATTGGACAATTTGTTGCTGCTGAAATCATTATTTTACTAGTAATAAACTCAGTAGAGAAAATTATTGTTGGATTAGAAAGCTTGTATGATGTATTGACTTCTGTTGAAAAAATTGGACAGATTGTAGATCTTGAAATGGAAGAATTTAATGCTGAAAAATCAGATTTTTGTTTTACCAATATAGCATTAACAACAGACAATCTTAAATTCAAATTCCCGGATTCTACAGATGAAATTTTGTCTAATGTGAATTTGATCATCGAACCTTCGGAAAAGATATTTTTAGATGGAAATAATGGGTCTGGAAAAACAACTCTTATGAGAATTTTATCGGGTATAATGGAGCCAACATCGGGATCTATATTTATCAATGATGATACCTACCGAAAAATTGATCTGAACCACTATCGTTCTCAGATTAGTGTTATCACTCAGGGAGAAACTCCTTTTGACGGAAGTATTTTAGAGAACATAACACTCAAGAATCCCGATATATCAAATGAAGATATTAAATGGGCAATTGAATGCGTGAAATTAGATTCTTTTATTAAAACTTTACCTGATGGACTAGAAACTAGAATTTATCCTGATGGCAGACAATTATCGTCATCTAATGCACAAAAAATATTACTAGCGAGAAGTATAATTAACAAACCTAAAATTTTATTTTTAGAGGATCCATTAGACAAAATGGATGAGAAAGCTACTCATGAAATTATAGACTTTTTAACTGATTCAAAAAATAAATGGACCATTATTGTATCTTCAAAAAACAACTATTGGGCAGAAAAATGCTCGAGAAAGATTACAATGGAAGATGGTAAAATAATTGATGATTCGAAAAAATAA
- a CDS encoding HlyD family secretion protein — MLNISKKNPIEENIDQFSTVKNLANRPHYKILNKIIIYVSLIGLVILFLPWTQNISGSGAVTTLKPDQRPQTIHSAIAGRIEKWYVNEGDYVNKGDTILFISEIKEDYIDPNLIKNIKNQVEAKKMAMSSYDGKVDVLRSQIDAIESEKKLKLEQAKNKIRQSLLKVKSDSMDLEAVKTQIKIATTQFNRSVTLNKEGLKPLTDVEEKRLKLQEVEAKIITQENKLLTSKNEYINTKVEINRIIAEYTEKGSKARSDQFTALSNQYDTEAQVNKLENQFVNYSIRNEMYFIKAPQSGYINRALQSGLGEIIKEGTQIVSIMPSKYDIAVETFVSPNDLPLIHKGEKVRIWFDGWPTIVFSGWPNLSYGTFGGKIVAVENFISANGKFRVLIAPDKEEEAWPKQISMGSGAQTLALLDNVPIWFELWRTLNGFPPNYYQPKEGNTKEKK; from the coding sequence ATGCTTAATATTTCTAAAAAAAATCCAATAGAGGAAAATATCGACCAGTTTAGTACTGTTAAAAATTTGGCAAATCGTCCACATTATAAAATACTAAACAAGATTATTATATATGTCTCATTGATAGGATTGGTAATTCTATTCCTGCCTTGGACTCAGAATATTTCTGGTTCTGGTGCGGTTACTACTTTAAAACCAGATCAAAGACCGCAAACCATTCATTCGGCTATTGCCGGTAGAATCGAAAAGTGGTATGTTAATGAGGGAGATTATGTCAATAAAGGAGATACCATATTGTTCATTTCTGAGATTAAAGAAGACTATATTGATCCCAATTTGATTAAGAATATCAAGAATCAAGTGGAAGCTAAAAAGATGGCTATGTCATCTTATGATGGCAAAGTAGATGTTCTTAGAAGTCAAATCGATGCTATCGAGAGTGAGAAAAAACTAAAACTAGAACAAGCTAAAAATAAAATACGCCAATCGCTTTTGAAAGTTAAAAGTGATAGTATGGATTTAGAAGCGGTAAAAACACAAATCAAAATTGCTACAACTCAATTCAATCGTTCTGTAACTTTAAATAAAGAAGGATTAAAACCCTTAACAGATGTCGAAGAAAAAAGATTGAAACTACAAGAAGTAGAGGCTAAAATTATTACCCAAGAAAACAAACTACTTACTAGTAAGAATGAGTATATCAATACTAAAGTTGAAATCAATAGAATCATTGCAGAATATACTGAGAAAGGTTCAAAAGCGAGAAGTGACCAATTTACAGCTTTAAGTAATCAATATGATACAGAAGCTCAGGTGAATAAGCTAGAGAATCAATTTGTAAATTATTCGATTCGTAATGAAATGTACTTTATAAAAGCACCTCAAAGTGGTTATATCAATAGAGCGCTGCAATCTGGACTTGGAGAAATTATAAAAGAAGGAACGCAAATTGTAAGCATTATGCCGTCTAAATACGATATTGCCGTTGAAACATTTGTGAGTCCGAATGATTTACCATTAATTCACAAAGGTGAAAAAGTAAGAATTTGGTTTGATGGTTGGCCAACAATCGTTTTTTCTGGCTGGCCTAACTTAAGTTATGGGACATTTGGAGGAAAAATTGTAGCCGTAGAAAATTTTATTAGTGCCAATGGTAAATTTAGAGTTTTAATTGCACCAGATAAAGAGGAAGAGGCCTGGCCAAAACAAATTAGTATGGGATCTGGCGCTCAAACCCTTGCTTTATTAGACAATGTACCCATTTGGTTTGAGCTATGGAGAACCTTAAATGGCTTCCCTCCTAATTATTACCAACCCAAAGAGGGAAATACTAAAGAAAAAAAATAA
- a CDS encoding TolC family protein has product MKQLILILTLSVSIGWAQDQNLKELSYNEFLGYVKKFHPLAKSANLEINMAQANLMMARGGFDPKIEVDFDKKQYKNKEYFSILNSSFKIPTWYGIEVKAGFDNSEGIFVNPEHVLPNQGLTSLGINIPLGQGLFINQRMADLRKAKIQIQLSQAERRLQAIEVLYNASLAYFNWKRNYNEVQLYTEYLNNAEIRFKGITSLIQNGDKPQIDSVEAGIVLKNRRLNLEESQLKLIKAKLELSNYLWLDNNIPLELQDNIIPEFNLDKSIEETLKINELLVSTISIENHPKINAIQNKLDILEVERKLKANSLLPKVDIGYHYLSEPSYWNSTNFNNYKIGMNFNFPIFLRKERGALQLAKFKIQDTRLSLELERVQLKNKINAQQTEIKSIDRQRKIIIDLVKDNSTMLRSEERLFSFGESSIFLLNTRENNLVIAQLSQLNLENRFFNSNAELFKIMANPD; this is encoded by the coding sequence ATGAAACAATTAATTTTAATCTTAACCCTTTCCGTATCTATTGGATGGGCACAAGATCAAAACTTAAAAGAGCTCAGCTATAATGAATTCTTAGGGTATGTGAAAAAATTTCATCCATTAGCTAAAAGTGCTAATCTCGAAATCAACATGGCTCAAGCTAATTTGATGATGGCAAGAGGTGGATTTGATCCAAAAATTGAAGTCGATTTTGACAAAAAGCAGTATAAAAACAAAGAGTACTTTTCGATTTTAAATAGTAGCTTTAAAATTCCTACTTGGTATGGAATCGAAGTTAAAGCTGGTTTTGATAATAGCGAAGGGATTTTTGTCAATCCAGAGCATGTTTTGCCGAATCAGGGATTAACCTCTTTGGGTATCAACATTCCTTTGGGGCAAGGCTTATTTATTAATCAAAGGATGGCCGACCTTAGAAAAGCAAAAATTCAAATTCAATTAAGTCAAGCCGAAAGGAGACTTCAAGCAATTGAAGTGCTTTACAATGCTTCATTAGCCTATTTCAACTGGAAAAGAAATTACAATGAAGTGCAACTTTACACAGAATATTTAAATAATGCAGAGATTCGATTTAAAGGAATTACAAGTTTAATTCAAAATGGAGACAAACCTCAAATTGATAGCGTTGAGGCAGGAATCGTTTTGAAAAATAGACGATTAAATCTTGAAGAATCACAATTAAAATTAATCAAAGCAAAACTAGAACTATCCAACTATTTGTGGCTTGACAATAACATTCCGTTAGAATTACAGGACAATATTATTCCCGAATTTAATCTTGATAAATCTATAGAAGAAACCTTGAAAATAAATGAGCTTTTAGTAAGTACGATTTCTATAGAAAATCATCCTAAAATAAATGCTATTCAAAACAAGCTTGATATTTTAGAAGTGGAAAGAAAGTTGAAAGCGAATAGCTTATTGCCAAAAGTTGATATAGGTTATCACTATTTATCTGAGCCTAGTTATTGGAATTCTACTAATTTTAATAATTATAAAATTGGGATGAATTTTAATTTTCCCATTTTTCTTAGAAAAGAGAGAGGTGCTTTGCAATTAGCCAAATTCAAAATTCAAGATACAAGACTGTCATTAGAATTAGAGAGAGTGCAACTTAAGAACAAAATCAATGCACAACAAACAGAAATAAAATCAATTGATAGGCAACGTAAAATTATTATTGATTTAGTAAAAGACAATAGTACCATGCTTCGATCTGAAGAACGATTGTTTTCTTTTGGCGAAAGCTCAATTTTTCTTTTAAATACAAGAGAAAATAATCTAGTCATTGCGCAATTATCTCAATTAAACCTTGAAAATCGTTTTTTCAACTCAAATGCTGAATTATTTAAGATAATGGCAAATCCGGATTAA
- the map gene encoding type I methionyl aminopeptidase, whose translation MIIVKSKEQIELMRESALIVSKTLGMIASEIKEGVTTLHLDKLAEEFIRDHGAVPSFLGLYGFPNTLCMSPNTQVVHGIPNNTPLQSGDIISVDCGAFKNGFHGDHAYTFEIGDVATETKKLLQITKESLYVGIREFKAGNRVEDVGNAIQKYTEAHGYGVVRELVGHGLGEKMHEEPEMPNYGKKGRGKLFVEGMVVAIEPMINLGTKNIKQHKDGWTITTADNKPSAHFEHDVALVDGKPELLSTFKYIYDALGIKSNEENEFRKDPTLI comes from the coding sequence ATGATTATAGTAAAATCGAAGGAACAAATAGAATTAATGCGTGAAAGCGCCTTAATTGTATCGAAAACCTTAGGAATGATTGCCTCTGAAATCAAAGAAGGAGTAACTACTTTACATCTAGACAAATTAGCGGAAGAATTTATCAGGGACCATGGAGCAGTTCCTAGTTTCTTAGGATTATACGGATTTCCAAACACACTCTGTATGAGTCCAAATACTCAGGTAGTTCATGGTATTCCAAACAACACCCCATTACAAAGTGGAGATATCATCTCTGTTGATTGTGGCGCCTTCAAAAATGGTTTTCACGGCGATCATGCGTATACTTTTGAAATAGGAGATGTCGCTACTGAAACTAAAAAGTTATTGCAAATCACTAAAGAATCCCTATATGTTGGAATTCGGGAATTTAAAGCCGGTAATCGTGTTGAAGATGTTGGAAATGCCATTCAAAAATATACCGAAGCTCATGGATATGGAGTAGTAAGAGAGTTGGTTGGACATGGATTAGGCGAAAAAATGCACGAAGAACCTGAAATGCCTAACTATGGCAAAAAAGGTCGCGGAAAATTATTTGTTGAAGGAATGGTAGTTGCCATCGAACCAATGATTAACCTGGGAACCAAAAACATCAAACAACACAAAGACGGTTGGACAATTACTACTGCAGACAACAAACCTTCAGCACATTTTGAACACGATGTAGCCTTAGTAGATGGAAAACCCGAATTGCTTTCGACTTTCAAATACATTTATGATGCTTTAGGCATTAAAAGCAATGAAGAAAATGAGTTTAGAAAAGATCCAACTTTGATTTAA
- a CDS encoding GxxExxY protein has translation MEDLYLKEECYKIVGICMEVHKILGKGHSEVIYGDALEYEFRKNNITYSREVKYNIEYKEIVLPHYYYADFVLFDEMILEIKAIQNLSSSEIKQTLNYLAASKNKLGLLVNFGEDSLKYKRVIL, from the coding sequence ATGGAAGATTTATATTTAAAAGAAGAGTGCTATAAAATTGTTGGAATTTGCATGGAAGTCCATAAAATTCTAGGGAAAGGACATAGTGAAGTTATTTATGGTGATGCTTTAGAATATGAATTTAGAAAAAATAACATTACCTATTCTAGAGAAGTTAAATACAATATTGAATACAAAGAAATCGTTCTACCTCATTACTATTATGCTGATTTTGTTTTATTTGACGAAATGATTTTAGAAATTAAAGCAATTCAAAATTTATCAAGTAGCGAAATAAAGCAAACATTAAATTATTTAGCAGCTTCAAAAAATAAATTAGGACTGTTAGTCAATTTTGGAGAAGACAGCTTAAAATACAAAAGAGTTATATTATAA
- a CDS encoding class I SAM-dependent methyltransferase → MKKIFKFILNTIPRPILIRLSIVARPILAFLLKGNKFTDPIDGKSFRMFLPYGYGTQRNNVLSPSTLSLERHRLLWLYLQNETDFFTATEKKNILHFAPEQEFYKRFKKQKNIQYTTTDLFSPLADIKADICDLPFKDNEYDVIFCNHVLEHIPDDTKAMQELYRVLKPGGMAILQIPQDLNRATTFSDDSITDEKERAAIFGQYDHVRVYGRDYFDKLRSIGFTVVEEDYTKKISPELVTRYCLAPGEIIPVCFK, encoded by the coding sequence ATGAAGAAAATATTTAAATTTATACTTAATACCATCCCTCGCCCTATCTTAATTCGATTGAGTATTGTGGCTCGACCTATTTTGGCATTTCTACTAAAAGGAAATAAATTTACTGACCCAATTGACGGAAAAAGTTTCCGCATGTTTTTACCGTATGGCTATGGAACGCAAAGAAATAATGTACTTTCGCCTAGTACATTATCTTTAGAAAGACACCGTTTATTATGGTTGTATTTACAAAATGAAACCGATTTTTTTACAGCAACTGAGAAAAAAAACATACTTCATTTTGCACCTGAACAAGAATTTTACAAGCGTTTTAAAAAACAAAAAAATATTCAATATACGACTACCGATTTATTTTCGCCATTAGCTGATATTAAAGCAGATATTTGCGACCTCCCATTTAAAGACAATGAATACGATGTTATTTTTTGCAACCATGTATTGGAACATATCCCTGATGATACCAAAGCCATGCAAGAATTGTATCGCGTTTTAAAACCTGGAGGAATGGCAATTCTTCAAATACCACAAGATTTAAATAGAGCTACTACTTTTTCTGATGATTCGATTACAGACGAAAAAGAGCGCGCTGCAATTTTCGGACAATACGATCATGTTAGAGTGTATGGACGTGATTATTTTGACAAATTACGAAGCATTGGATTTACTGTGGTGGAAGAAGACTACACCAAAAAGATTAGCCCAGAATTAGTAACACGATATTGTTTGGCTCCTGGCGAAATTATACCAGTTTGTTTTAAGTAA